A genomic segment from Salvia splendens isolate huo1 chromosome 13, SspV2, whole genome shotgun sequence encodes:
- the LOC121761789 gene encoding late embryogenesis abundant protein 6-like: MQAIKEKINDLKEIRKAKAEAKEDERAEREMARSRIEVAHEVRMAREAEAAMDYHTQKAAEKAAEHEKKYPQPEHAGAEQADDSLSVESQGRTNSSAGYNSSAALSNNYSSR; encoded by the exons ATGCAGGCCATCAAGGAGAAGATCAATGACTTGAAGGAAATCCGAAAAGCCAAGGCTGAAGCAAAAGAAGATGAAAGA GCGGAGAGAGAAATGGCGAGATCTCGAATCGAGGTGGCTCATGAGGTGAGGATGGCGagagaggcggaggcggcgatGGATTATCACACGCAGAAAGCGGCAGAGAAGGCGGCTGAGCACGAGAAGAAGTACCCTCAGCCAGAGCACGCCGGGGCTGAGCAGGCCGACGATAGCCTCTCTGTTGAATCTCAGGGCCGGACTAATTCATCTGCTGGTTACAATTCATCAGCAGCATTGTCTAATAATTACAGCAGCCGCTGA